CCTGGGGAACTTCTCCGTGAACCGCTACGACGGCCTCGTCGTCACCGAGCGCGAGCTGCGCGTCGACCATGTCGAGGACCTCGCGGAGATCCCGACCGCGCGGATCCGGCCCCGGGAGATGGCTCCGGCCGCGCTGGCGGCCTGGGCGGAGGAGCGCTGCGGCACAGCGGCGCGTGCGGCCCGGCTGCTCGTCGACGGCCGCGCGGTACCGCTCGAGGCCGGGTCCGCCCGCGCCGCGGTCCGGCCCGGCCAGGCGGGACTGCCCACGCTCCGCGTCGAGTGCGCGATGCGCGCACCGCTGCCGGGCGGGAGGGCGGAGCTGGTCTTCACGGCCGCACCCGGTGAGGGCGCCGGCTGGCGGGAGGTCACGGCGCGCGCCGACCGTGCGACGCTGGCCTCGTCGGACGTCCCCGCCGAGTCCGTGTCCCGCAGGCTGTCCGCGTACCCGCAGCGCCTGCTGGAGTCCCCGCCGTCCGACACCACGGCCCGGCTCACGGCCGTACCCGGCGGACCGGCGCTCGACGAGGCGGCTGCCGCGGCGGCGCCCCCGTCCGTGCTGCCGCGCGGGGTCGACCGCTGGACCCAGGCCCTGACGGGGCTGGTCGAACGACGCGACCTCACCGTGCCGTTCGGGGCGCTCGCACTGCTCGTCGCCCTCGTGCTGGGCGCGGGCCACGCCCTCGCCCCGGGTCATGGGAAGACCCTGATGGCCGCGGCGGCCGCGGCGGGCGGCCGGAGTTCGCTGCGGGAGGTCCTGGCGCTCGGGGCCTCCGTCACCGTCACCCACACCCTCGGCGTGTTCGCGCTGGGCGCCCTGATCGTGGCGGGATCGGCCGTCACCCCGGCCGTGGTCGGCTGGCTGGGCATGGCGAGCGGGGTCCTCGTCGCCGTGGCGGGGGCACTGCTGGCGCGGCGGGCGTGGCAGGACCGGGCGCGGGGACGGGGGCACACGCACGTCCACTGGCTGGGCGGTGGACGGTTCCGTACGTACACGCACACGCACACGCACACGCAGTCCCATGGTGACGGCCGGGACCACGACCACGACCACGGCCACGGCCACGGCCACGGCCACGGCCACGAGCGTGCCCGCGACGCCGCGCCGGTACACGGGCACGCGCACCACCATGAGCACGAACACGAGCACGCGCACCACCATGAGCACGAACACGAGCACGCGCACCACCACGAGCACGGGCACCACCACGAGCTCCATGGCACCGGCCACCAGCACCCGGCACCGGGCGACCGGCACCGCCCCGACCACGGCTCCGAGCGGCGGCACCCCCTGCGCCGTAGCATCCTGCTCGGTCTCGCCGGCGGTCTCGTCCCCAGCCCCTCCGCCGTGGTCGTGCTGGTCGGCGCCGCGGCCCTGGGCCACGCCTGGTTCGGGCTGCTCCTCGTCGTCGCCTACGGGGCGGGGCTGGCGCTCACCCTCACCGCGGCCGGGTTCGCCGTCGTGCGGCTGGGGGGCCGGATCACGGCGCGGCTCGCCCGGCGGCGCACCGCCGGGCGGCTGGCCGGGTTCGTCCAGCGGTCGGCCCCGATCGGCACGGCGCTCACCGTGGTGCTACTGGGATGCGGACTCGCGCTCAGGGGGGCCGCGGGAGCCCTGAGTTGAGCCCCGGTCCGTGAGCGGCGGACGCCGGCCCACCCCGCTGCCGTCGCCGGCGTCCACCGACCAGGGCCCCGCCCGTCGGAGGCCGCACGGCAGGCGGCTTCCCCTCGGGCGAGGGGAAGCCGCGGGTGTCGATCATGCGGAGTCACGGGGACGGACCGTGCGGAGCCGAGACGCCGACGGCGCGGTGCGCCACGGCCGGATCCCGGTGGGGCCGGGAGTCCGGCGGCGACGCGGTCGGAGCGGGTGGCGCGCCCGGTCGCCTACGAGGGGAGTCCCCGGCGGTCGTACACGAGGAGAGTTCCCGGCGGTCACGTACGAGGAGCATGCCCGGCGGTCGCGCCCGTGGTGGCCGGGCCGTCCCCCGTACGCGGGCGGGTCCGGTCAGGCCGCTGACCGGAACGGCGGCAGGTAGCCCCCGGACTGTCCGGAGGCCGTCGGGTGGTACGACTCGCCGATGTTCAGCCAGTTGACACTGTGCAGCCAGGAGGCGCCCGAGCAGATCTCGTGCCCGGTGAAGGTCGGCACGACATCGGCGAAGGTGAAGCCGTGGTCGGCGACGCGCTTGGCGATGGCCGCGTTGAGGTGGTCGGCTCCGCCGTTGATCGCGGCGCGCTCCCTCTCGGTGAGTCCGGCGATGCAGCTGCCGTTGAGCTTGTAGAAGCGGGGGTAGCCGAGGACGACGACCCGGGCGGACGGCGACTTGGACCTGATGGTCGAGTACACCGAGTCCAGCCGGGACGGGAGGGTCGAGTCCACGAAGCGCTTGGCCTCCTCGACCCGGGCGATGCAGGTGCTCTCGGACTGCAGCACACAGGTCGTCATCACATCGGCGAAGCCGGCGTCGTTGCCGCCGATCGTGAGGGACACGAGGTCGGTGCCCGCGTGGAGGGGGGCGAGCTGGCTCGCCAGGACATCACCCGTACGAGCGCCCGAGCAGGCGGTGAAGGCGAACGACGCGGGTGAGTTGGCGGACGCCCACAGGGCGGGGTACGCCCGGTTGGTGCGCTTGCACGAGCCGCTGCTGCTCAGGTAGGCGCCGGCGCCGAGGCCCGAGGAGTACGAGTCGCCGAGGGCCACGTAGTCGACCGCGGCCGCGGACTGCGCGGCCTGGGCATGACCGGTGCCGGTGAGGGCGAGGACGGCGCCGAGAAGAAGCGAGGACGAGAATGCCGCGATTCGGGACAGTTTCATGGAACCTCCCATTAGCAGGATCTCTGCTCAACTGTCGTAGCATGTCCCTTAGTTCGCCGGAAGTGTTCATGCCAAAAAGAATGCGGGCGGGCAACAGGGGCGTTACGCAGTCGTTCTTGACGACCCGTCGGAGATGGCGGACGGGACGGGGTCCAGCATTGCGGCAAAGCGCCTTATGCACGGACAAACACGCCGGGGCAGGCGAACTCCGTTGATCCGCGCGCGCCCCCGGCGCACCTCTGCCGGCACCCTCCGCGCCGGGAACCACGGCAGCGGCGCTCGTGGCACTCGGATCAGCCCGCGCACGCCGTGCGCGCCGCCCCCGGAGCGGCCGGTCCGCACTCCACACCCCGCTGTCCGCAATACGTACACCACAGACGTCACTGCGATGGCATTCCGCCCCTCAGACATCGCATTGCATAGCAGTTCCCTGCATTCCAGAACCTGGTGGTGAAAGACGGAGAAAAGTGCGCCCTATGGCCTGCTCTTGTCATACAGTCCCAATCATCAATACCGTCGTACATCCACCCGCAACGGACCATCAAAGGCGACTCCTGGGGAGGGGTTCTGACGTCGCGACGGTCCGGGGCGGGGCGCGGTAGGGGGGTGCCGCGACCGGTCGCACATGTGCCGAGTCGCGTACCGCGCAGCCGGCTGTGCCAGCTCGCCCAGCCTGTACGGAGATCCATGCCGTCCTGGCCGGGGTGAGAGCAACCCCCCTTTCGAACCGGACACTCATCCGGACCGCCCGGGGGCGGGCGGTCCACCGGACGAGAGGGAAACCGACTCATGAGCTCGTTCCTGCGCCCGGCGGTCCCGGGTCCTCACGATCCGCCGGCCACGCCCGGTGCACCCGATCCGGCGGTGGCGGTGGCCGCCGCCACGGCCACCGCCACGGCCACCGCCACCGCCACGCTCGGCCGGACACCGGCCCAGTACCGTCCGATCTCCACCCATCTCGCCATCACCCCGCCGGTCAGCGTCGTGATACCGGCGATGAACGAGGCCGAGAACCTTCCGCACGTCTTCGGAACCCTCCCCGAGTGGATCCATGAAGTCGTGCTCGTCGACGGCAACTCCACGGACGCCACGGTGGACGTCGCCCGTGAACTGCGGCCCGACGTCAAGGTCGTCAGGCAGGTCGGCAAGGGCAAGGGGGACGCGCTCATCAGCGGCTTCGCGGCCTGCACCGGCGACATCATCGTCATGGTCGACGCGGACGGGTCGGCGGACGGCCAGGAGATCGTCAGCTATGTCTCCGCACTGGTCGGCGGCGCCGACTTCGCCAAGGGCTCGCGCTTCGCCAACGGAGGCGGGACCGACGACATGACGGCGATCCGCAAGCTGGGCAACCGGATCCTCTGCGGCATCGTGAACGCCAAGTTCGGCGCCCGCTACACGGACCTCTGCTACGGCTACAACGCCTTCTGGCGCCACTGCCTGGAGAGCATCACCCTGGACTGCACCGGCTTCGAGATCGAGACCCTGATGAACATCCGGGTCGTCAAGGCGGGACTGCGGGTCCAGGAGGTCCCCAGCCACGAGTACCTGCGCATCCACGGGGTGAGCAACCTCAGCGCCGTCCGCGACGGACTGCGGGTGCTCAAGGTGATCCTCAGGGAGAAGGGCGTCCGCCGCGCCGCGCGCAGCGGTCCGGCCGTCGGCCTCAACTCCCCCCGCGGGAGCATCTCTTGAGCCATCGGACGTTCTCCGTGGTGATCTGCGTCTACACCGAGGACCGCTGGGCGGACATCCTCGACGCCGTGGAGTCGGTGCGCCGGCAGTCGCTCCCGGCGCTGGAGACGCTAGTCGTGGTCGACCACAACGCCCGGCTGCTGGACCGGCTCACCGAGGAGTTCACGCCCGGCCGGGGGGCCGCGTCACCCGGAGAGGAGGTGCGGGTGCTCGCCAACGCGGGCCCCCGCGGCCTCTCCGCCGGCCGCAACACCGGTGTCGCCGCGGCCCGCGGCGCGTTCGTGGCCTTCCTCGACGACGACGCCGTGGCCGAGCACGACTGGCTGCGGCACCTCGCCGAGGGCTACGACGACCCGCGGGTGATGGCCGTCGGCGGCAGGACCCTGCCGGTCTGGGCCTCGGGCCGCAGACCCGTGTGGTTCCCCGAGGAGTTCGACTGGGTCGTCGGCTGCACCTACCGCGGGCTGCCGCCCGGCCGCGTCCCGGTCCGCAACGTCCTCGGCGGCAACGCGTCCTTCCGCCGCACCGCCTTCGACGCCGCCGGCGGGTTCGCCACCGGCATCGGAAGGGACGGCGGCAGGCGACCCCTCGGCTGCGAGGAGACCGAGCTCTGCATACGGCTCGGCCGGGCGCTCCCGGACGCGGTGCTGCTGATCGACGACCGTGCCGTCATCCACCACAAGGTACCCGCGGCCAGGGAGAGCTTCCGCTACTTCCGCACCCGCGCCTACGCCGAGGGGCTGTCCAAGGCCCTGGTCTCGCGCAGCGTCGGCAGCGGCAAGGGCCTCGAGACCGAGCGGCGCTACACCACCCGGGTGCTCCCGGCGGGCGTGCTGCGCGGGCTGCGGGACGCCCTGCTGGGCCGCCCCGGCGGAGCCGGGCGCGCCGGGGCGATCGCCGTCGGCGCGGCCGCGGCCGCGGCCGGATACGCCGTGGCGCGGGCGCGCACCCGGCCCGGGGTGGCGTTCTCGCACGGCCCGATCACCGCACCCGCCCCGCGCCTGGAGGCCCGATGAACGACGAGTCCGTACCGATCCTCATGTACCACGCGATAGCGCACCGGCCCGCACCGGCGGCGCACCCGCTGTCCGTGACGCCGGAGGCGTTCGCCGAGCAGATGGAACTGCTGGGCGAGCGCGGGTTCACCCCGGTCACCACCGCACGGCTCGGCCGGGCCTGGCGGCACGGGGAACCGCTGCCGCCGCGGCCGGTGCTGATCACCTTCGACGACGGCTACGAGGGCGTGCACCGGCACGCCCTTCCCGTACTCGACACGCTGGGCTTCACGTCCACACTGTTCGTGTCGACCGGCTGGCTGCGGGGCCCGCATCACGAGGGCGGTGCGCCCGACACCATGCTGGACTGGGGGCAGGTGCGGGAACTGGCCGCGGCGGGCACGGAGATCGG
The Streptomyces tirandamycinicus DNA segment above includes these coding regions:
- a CDS encoding SGNH/GDSL hydrolase family protein; this translates as MKLSRIAAFSSSLLLGAVLALTGTGHAQAAQSAAAVDYVALGDSYSSGLGAGAYLSSSGSCKRTNRAYPALWASANSPASFAFTACSGARTGDVLASQLAPLHAGTDLVSLTIGGNDAGFADVMTTCVLQSESTCIARVEEAKRFVDSTLPSRLDSVYSTIRSKSPSARVVVLGYPRFYKLNGSCIAGLTERERAAINGGADHLNAAIAKRVADHGFTFADVVPTFTGHEICSGASWLHSVNWLNIGESYHPTASGQSGGYLPPFRSAA
- a CDS encoding glycosyltransferase family 2 protein; its protein translation is MSSFLRPAVPGPHDPPATPGAPDPAVAVAAATATATATATATLGRTPAQYRPISTHLAITPPVSVVIPAMNEAENLPHVFGTLPEWIHEVVLVDGNSTDATVDVARELRPDVKVVRQVGKGKGDALISGFAACTGDIIVMVDADGSADGQEIVSYVSALVGGADFAKGSRFANGGGTDDMTAIRKLGNRILCGIVNAKFGARYTDLCYGYNAFWRHCLESITLDCTGFEIETLMNIRVVKAGLRVQEVPSHEYLRIHGVSNLSAVRDGLRVLKVILREKGVRRAARSGPAVGLNSPRGSIS
- a CDS encoding glycosyltransferase family 2 protein is translated as MSHRTFSVVICVYTEDRWADILDAVESVRRQSLPALETLVVVDHNARLLDRLTEEFTPGRGAASPGEEVRVLANAGPRGLSAGRNTGVAAARGAFVAFLDDDAVAEHDWLRHLAEGYDDPRVMAVGGRTLPVWASGRRPVWFPEEFDWVVGCTYRGLPPGRVPVRNVLGGNASFRRTAFDAAGGFATGIGRDGGRRPLGCEETELCIRLGRALPDAVLLIDDRAVIHHKVPAARESFRYFRTRAYAEGLSKALVSRSVGSGKGLETERRYTTRVLPAGVLRGLRDALLGRPGGAGRAGAIAVGAAAAAAGYAVARARTRPGVAFSHGPITAPAPRLEAR
- a CDS encoding polysaccharide deacetylase family protein; amino-acid sequence: MNDESVPILMYHAIAHRPAPAAHPLSVTPEAFAEQMELLGERGFTPVTTARLGRAWRHGEPLPPRPVLITFDDGYEGVHRHALPVLDTLGFTSTLFVSTGWLRGPHHEGGAPDTMLDWGQVRELAAAGTEIGGHSHTHPQLDQLDDGRLRSEAVRCKEIITAELGTAPVSFAYPYGYSSRRVRRAVRAAGFAQSLAVGNALARRRQGPYALERVTVRRSTGAGEFERLVEGRGVARAFARDRALTKGYAVLRRTRRAARSLRT